Part of the Spinacia oleracea cultivar Varoflay chromosome 5, BTI_SOV_V1, whole genome shotgun sequence genome, AGCTCGAGAGAAAGCATTTATGTATTTGTGCTTGTTTATTAACGTAAACCAAAAAGTGTGGATGGTTTATGCGATGGTAAAATTATATAATATGATTTATGCGCCGGTAAAATTCTATAGTACCATGGGGTtgttatgagagagaaagttgagTAATGGTCGAGGGAGCTGCCTGCTGCTTTTAGCAGAAAGAAGGTCATGTGAGTCTAAATCATATACATTTTTACAATCAATCTCTTTTGGTCTTTATAATTCAACCCCCAAAGTATTGTATGAAGTATGGTTTAATCTCTTTCCTTTTTTACATTCTTCTTCTGCAGGTAACTCTTGAGATCCCTTGGGTCAAGTGGGAAGATGGGTGGACATGGGAAGTGAAGGCACAATTGATGGAAGCTGTTGAGTGGCCTCAAAAGCCCCAGGATGCATTCGAGCGAATTGGAACCTGCCCACCAACAGGAGTGTTGTTGTTTGGTCCCCCCTGGATGCAGCAAAACGCTCATGGCCCGTCCTGTAGCTTCTGAGGCAGGACTGAATTTTCTGGCTGTCAAGTGTCCAGAGTTATTCAGCAAGTGGGTTGATGAATCTGAGAAGGCTGTTAGATCTCTTTTTGCCAAAGCAAGAGCTAACGCGCCATCAGTTATATTTTTTGATGAAATAGACAATCTTGTTGTCATCCGTGGAAAGGAAAGTGATGGTGTTTCAGTTGCAGATAGGGTCATGAGTCAACTTTTGGTTGAATTGGATGGTAAGCTATTTGTGGGTCTAGTAGCAGTATCATTATTTAATAGATTGGAAGTGTTACTTTGTCGTAAACCTGTTTTAGCTATTTACCCTCTGTTGTCTTCTTGCTGTTTTGTTGCTTTCTTTAATCTGTACCCTTACGCCTTTCTTCAGTTTTCCTTTGGGTTTGCATTCTTATTGGAACTGGATTGTTTCCTTATTTTACACTCAATATCTATTAGTGAACTTGAAAGAACCATGTGAAGATATCTACAATCTTGGAGTATATTTAAGGCCCCCTCATGTTAAGTGGTGGCATGGTGCAATGATGGAAATTGTGTCAATTAAAAGTGAAGCAAACTAGACTTATGTATGGTCCGAAAatgttttttcttattcatGTCATATGATGTCTGGAACCCTAAGAAGACCTGCTTTCTTCTAGGTCTACATGGAAGAGTTAATGTTACTGTTATTGCTGCTACAAATCGTCCTGACAAGATTGATCCTGCCCTTCTTAGACCAGGTGATCTTCTGCGGCTCTCTCTGATACACAAATATGAGTAATTTTTTTGGttaaatttacttttttttttctttatcctGCATGTTACCAACTTCTTAAATATTTTCCTGATTTTGGACCCGGTTATTGAACAGGGTGGTTTGATCGACTCCTATATGTTGGACCCCCTAGTGAAACAGATCGTGTTGACGTATTTCATGTTCATTTGCGTAAAATGCCTTGCGGTTTTGATGTTGATGTAAGCGAGCTGGCTCATCTCACTGAAGGTTGTACTGGTGCTGACATATCTTCGATCTGCAGGGAAGCAGCAATTTCAGCAATTGAAGTATGTTGTATAAGTTCTTGGGTTGCAGAAACGTTTGTTATATTTTCAGCTGTAATTTTTATTTGCATATTTCAATGAAATCAGGAGAACCTAAATTGTTCAGAAGTAAAGATGGAGCACTAAAAGACTGCAATTCTTCGTGTACACCCATCAGAGATTCAACCTTATCAAGAATTGTCGGACAAGTTTCAGCGGCTTGTACATTCCAAGTCTCCATCAGAGGCATGTGTACATCAACTTAATAGACCAAAGGAGTTATCATCCTGGTAACAGTCCTTTTCTACATTGTCTATTTGGTTTAAATTGTCAGCCTACCAACCTGCTTAAAATCCTTTTGATTGCTTGTAGTGCTCCCTTGTACTGTTATTAGCTTATAAAATGTAAAATTTCTCTAAGATATCGTTTTTCCATCTGACCAAACCTATTTGGTTTTCTAGACTATCTGCTGAAATATTCTGAGACTTGTGTTGCTGCCTAGAGATTAATAGCTGAACCACCAAAGCCACATGCTACAAGCTTAGAACTATTTGGGAAGGGGCGATTAATAGTTAGTATTATTTTGAGAAGTCCTCTAGTAGTTAGGATCAAGCCTGGTTAGGATTACTGTTAATTTTCCCTTGATTTTAAAATATGTTCATCATGCTTTGTATATATATTTGAcatattaaattttctttgcagattattgatgattcaagtggtaATAGTAAAATGTAGATCAAGAGATGAACACGTTATCTTGAAGCTACGCTAGCATAAAgataggtttacttggtaattagtttgttcgtagccaggaagttgtttttatttagttttggactatcttgtagaaaaaatgataatgccagttagaaagttatttttgttttataatATCGCTTTTATTCCAGTTTGACTAGACTCTgctaattaatttaatgtataTCATAGCATgacgttatatatatatatatatatatatatatatatatatttatatatatatatattgcttTAAGATAATGTACGTAGTAAGTTAATACttgtatttgattatgattatctatggtcgatatatatttttatagataattcatgattttagattaatttatctatatatatatatatgaaaaaaaatatgatgcaaattgtgacgctccaaagtgtctaaattattatgtatatatgaaaaataatatgatgcaaattgtgacgctccaaagggtctaaattattttggagggaatgagGAGAACTTGAACGAAAGTAAACATATAGGGACTCTAATGAGAGTTTATATATTTCGGGTGTCTAAAGCgtctctatatggtttatagtggcTGAGAAATGTGTCTATAAGCGtgcaaatagtgacgctttttGCAGTCTAAATATTGCGACTATCTATAGAGTCCCTATATCCCAAATAGTGGCGGCGAAATACATAgatattttgcaaattgtgacgctctaaagcgtcggtaaatagcggcaatgaaaatagcgACCCTCTCTCAAAGCGTCGCTATGTGAAATTGCGACACAATTTCCCGTCGCAATTTGACCCAGAAAGCGTCACAATGTGccgcgtttttttgtagtgttgtgacgggatgcgtctgggcccgttacgaactctaggatcgttaggattttaattaatacgtaactcttactttcgaatcatattaggaataggattctctcgcaatttctatctcacttaggatttatgttggagtgcaacaccgaattctgacaggtttctatcttttatgacttgccacttttaacaactaccattacggcatttactatttttagcaggtttccataaatagcaggtttctataatatagcaggttttgggtgaaatgaaaaggggaattgagattcgttattttataggagatgcgttgtcaagtggagatttacggtttcatcatcgaaccttccctttcgggaatggggacaaaagtaggtgtctacagttagccccccctttgactgagtcttggagtaagacgatggtcaaagtattagacggagtgcgtcgcacaagccatggtgacctgttttggcgagggtctcacgagcccccgagtgataacatttgacttaagggtcatcacttgaagtgtcgacatatccctcacgtgtcattgggatttgtcaacggatagtatagaaacttcctcactttgtcattggaaggatctaaaggtgcgcagaaactccctcactttgtcattgggagtagctacagatgttttttcgaaatcaaagctatgaagtgtaattgggcctggccaagcccaatcacgaggtaaaaatgttttaaaagattctcattttcagggttagctaaacgagaaaatccccttgtttttatgggacgtaaaacgaaggaaaatccagcacatcgttcttttttggaaaaaacggaaaaccaatctttggaaaaaagggaaagctacccacatcgttcttttttggaaaaacggaaaaccagaaaaagttatcgctgcagcgactaaggacctgcgcagttagtgacgcagaccccgccggctaaagatggcgagcctgtccgctaagggtggacaccccgtccgatagaagtggacgaatctgtttttgaaatttgaaaataaggacctacgcggtttgtgacgtagaccccgccggctaaagatggcgaacctgtccgctaagggtggacaccccgtccgatagaagtggacgaatctattttgaaatttgttttgtgtttattttttgaaaatgaggacctacgtggtttgcgccgtagaccccgccggctgaagatggcgagcctgttttttttttacttttgaaaatttcatttttggaaaactgaggacctacgcggctagtgacgcagaccccgcccgctgaaggtgggcgagccctgtccgctaagggtggacaattggacatccctgaattcgttttttccttgatttggaacttgcgtgattcatggcgcgatcttgcctgattgaggtgggcaagtctctatttttgttcattgtgatttcttttttttgagaatttcttttgttcattcttgcaagagcgaattatttcaagggatgctcgaatttagttgtaacctgaacgtgggttgacaacgggttcagacggacctttgtcttgtgaccgtctgctttcgtggttttgagctagtctttatggctcgatttttgccaccacttggtctttgatcagaggaccatgtacagatgtcaatgacgacccttttctgaggtcgaacctgttcttttgatatcatccaaacatgggacggcgtatagcgtagtccgggaatgtgatttcgattgcgcctttttttttgttggagtatacttttcgcgagcccccaagcactcgggctttagtggtcatttttcgcatacttcataacgtcttttaatcatgtttggggtcgagctcgtatgtgcgagcgacctttcatagtggtgtgctactttggcgaagtcatggggtgcgacttcagtcttcgggcgacaaggtttaatatcattcggtttagcttggcctgatttaatcctttgacagacaaacattttttatttgagaaaccaacgacttaacaatatttttgggtgtttcgaagaatgaccttatatattttttttgttttgaaaagtgtacatatatgtttcttgaga contains:
- the LOC130461659 gene encoding uncharacterized protein, whose product is MSYDVWNPKKTCFLLGLHGRVNVTVIAATNRPDKIDPALLRPGWFDRLLYVGPPSETDRVDVFHVHLRKMPCGFDVDVSELAHLTEGCTGADISSICREAAISAIEIIDDSSGNSKM